One region of Sulfurisphaera ohwakuensis genomic DNA includes:
- the tpiA gene encoding triose-phosphate isomerase encodes MKPPIILINYKAYENSYGEKGVEISKKIEKVSKDYGVPIIISVPATMIYKLSQILEIPVYAQHVDALRHGAHTGAILPEMIKDAGAKGSLLNHSERKIRLDEIHEAVTRIRDLGLESVVCADSYELVHPLALLRPNAILIEPPELIGSGRAVSKEKPEVITRAVNEIKKVEGVYLIAGAGITTGEDVYKAIELGADGIGVASAVMKSSTPEKIVEDFVINALKAIDKKK; translated from the coding sequence GTGAAACCCCCTATAATATTGATCAACTACAAGGCATATGAGAATTCCTATGGAGAAAAAGGAGTAGAGATATCTAAAAAGATAGAGAAAGTCAGTAAGGATTACGGAGTACCCATTATTATATCAGTTCCAGCAACAATGATATATAAACTCTCTCAAATTTTGGAAATACCAGTATATGCACAGCATGTTGATGCATTAAGACATGGAGCACATACAGGTGCAATCTTACCAGAGATGATAAAAGATGCTGGAGCTAAGGGATCATTACTTAATCACAGTGAAAGAAAAATTAGATTAGACGAAATACACGAGGCAGTTACAAGGATAAGAGATTTAGGATTAGAGAGTGTTGTTTGTGCCGACTCTTATGAACTAGTTCATCCTCTAGCATTACTTAGACCCAACGCTATACTTATAGAACCTCCGGAATTAATTGGAAGTGGAAGAGCAGTATCTAAAGAAAAACCAGAAGTTATAACAAGAGCAGTTAACGAGATAAAAAAGGTAGAAGGAGTTTACTTAATTGCTGGAGCTGGGATTACGACAGGCGAAGATGTATATAAAGCAATCGAATTAGGAGCTGATGGTATTGGTGTTGCTAGTGCAGTAATGAAATCATCAACACCAGAAAAAATAGTAGAAGATTTCGTTATAAATGCTTTGAAAGCTATTGATAAAAAGAAATAA
- a CDS encoding MBL fold metallo-hydrolase, with protein sequence MIVKRFILGEYSTNTYLVISGDEGILIDVAENPSEVIDYILTNNIKLKSIYATHGHFDHVLGVTEVKKYFNVPFFLHRSDLHLLRRDERTKGIVPDGFIDEKSIIKIGNEELKVIETPGHTMGSVCYIFDDGIFTGDTLFNGSIGRYDLGGDKNLLKKSLNKLMELNDGLTVYPGHGFFTTLGYEKLTNPFLNGEFEW encoded by the coding sequence ATGATAGTTAAACGTTTTATCTTAGGCGAGTATTCTACCAATACTTACTTAGTTATTTCTGGAGATGAAGGAATATTAATAGACGTCGCAGAAAATCCATCTGAGGTTATAGATTATATCTTAACAAATAACATAAAACTTAAGTCAATTTATGCCACGCATGGGCATTTTGATCATGTATTGGGTGTTACTGAAGTAAAGAAATATTTTAATGTTCCATTCTTCTTACATAGAAGTGATTTACATTTATTAAGACGAGATGAAAGGACTAAAGGAATAGTACCAGATGGTTTCATAGATGAAAAATCTATAATAAAAATAGGGAATGAAGAACTAAAAGTGATAGAGACACCAGGACATACAATGGGTAGTGTCTGTTATATTTTTGATGACGGAATTTTTACGGGAGACACATTATTTAACGGAAGTATTGGAAGGTATGATTTAGGAGGAGACAAAAATTTACTAAAAAAGAGTCTAAATAAGTTAATGGAATTAAATGACGGATTAACAGTTTATCCTGGTCATGGTTTCTTTACAACTCTGGGATACGAAAAGTTAACTAACCCCTTTTTGAACGGAGAATTCGAATGGTGA
- the acs gene encoding acetate--CoA ligase, which yields MSVNWSLPFEEKIIPSKYQSKVISPSIYKELHKIATENYKDFWASIASQLEWFKPWEKVLDDSNPPFYKWFVGGEINASYLAVDRHAKSWRKNKVAIIWEGEPAEGDKPKEVRYITYGELYREVNRVAYILKEVYGLKKGDAISLYLPMIPELPIFMLAAARLGIIFSVVFSGFSAQALADRINDAKAKLLVTADGGWRRGKIVPLKDIADKALENTSTVEKVLVVKRTNNNITMKEGRDEYLDNVYKQVPLNAYVEPERTKSEDPLFILYTSGTTGKPKGIVHDTGGYLTILRATMNWVFDIKDNDIMWTTADIGWITGHSYIVFGPLLEGATTVMYEGALDYPNPDRWASIIERYGVTILYTSPTAIRSFMKLGEDVYKSRDFSSVRLMHSVGEPINPEAFRWFFRLVGKESIPFGSTWWMTETGGIMISHLPGLYLIPLKPGTNGMPLPGIDVDVVSENSNPTKPEERGYLVIRKPWPGMPLTIWGDPDRYVKVYWSKFPGIFYPGDFAVKDSDGYFWILGRADEVIKVAGHRLGTYELESALIHHPAVAEAAVVGVPDPLKGEVPVAFVVLKVGQKANEELKKSLNEWVREQVGPIASLSSIYFVSKLPKTRSGKIMRRVVKAVITNQPVGDITTLEDEASVEEVKKAYEELKKEIS from the coding sequence ATGTCAGTAAACTGGTCTCTTCCATTTGAAGAGAAAATAATACCAAGTAAGTACCAGAGTAAAGTAATTTCACCATCAATATATAAGGAGTTACATAAAATAGCTACTGAAAATTATAAAGATTTTTGGGCATCAATTGCCTCTCAATTAGAGTGGTTTAAGCCTTGGGAAAAGGTACTTGATGATTCTAATCCGCCATTTTATAAGTGGTTTGTTGGTGGCGAAATAAATGCTTCCTATTTAGCTGTGGATAGACATGCAAAGAGTTGGAGAAAAAATAAGGTAGCAATAATTTGGGAAGGAGAACCGGCAGAAGGTGATAAGCCAAAAGAGGTAAGATATATTACATATGGTGAATTATATAGAGAAGTAAATAGAGTGGCTTATATTCTTAAGGAAGTTTATGGGTTAAAGAAGGGTGATGCTATATCATTATATTTACCAATGATACCCGAATTACCTATATTTATGTTAGCCGCTGCTAGATTGGGGATAATATTTAGTGTAGTGTTTTCTGGATTTAGTGCTCAAGCGTTAGCGGATAGGATTAATGATGCTAAAGCTAAATTATTAGTAACGGCTGATGGAGGTTGGAGAAGAGGTAAAATAGTTCCACTAAAAGATATAGCAGATAAGGCATTAGAAAATACATCTACTGTAGAGAAAGTCTTGGTTGTAAAAAGAACGAATAATAATATAACTATGAAAGAAGGTAGAGACGAATATCTCGATAATGTATATAAGCAAGTTCCTTTGAATGCATATGTAGAGCCAGAGAGAACAAAGAGTGAAGATCCTCTATTCATTCTCTATACCTCCGGAACCACTGGCAAGCCAAAGGGAATAGTTCATGATACTGGTGGGTATTTAACTATTCTTCGCGCTACAATGAATTGGGTATTCGATATTAAAGATAATGATATAATGTGGACTACTGCTGATATTGGTTGGATTACTGGTCATTCATATATAGTATTTGGTCCTCTATTAGAAGGAGCAACAACAGTAATGTATGAAGGAGCTTTAGATTATCCAAACCCAGATAGGTGGGCATCTATAATTGAGAGATACGGTGTTACGATACTTTATACTTCACCTACAGCAATAAGGTCTTTCATGAAATTAGGAGAGGATGTATACAAAAGTAGAGATTTCTCTTCTGTAAGATTAATGCATTCTGTAGGAGAGCCAATAAACCCAGAGGCATTTAGATGGTTCTTCAGATTGGTAGGAAAAGAAAGCATACCGTTTGGTAGTACTTGGTGGATGACTGAGACCGGTGGTATTATGATTAGTCATTTACCCGGCCTTTATTTAATTCCTTTGAAACCAGGAACTAATGGAATGCCGTTACCGGGAATTGATGTAGATGTTGTTAGTGAAAACAGTAATCCTACAAAACCTGAGGAAAGAGGATACTTAGTGATTAGAAAACCATGGCCCGGAATGCCATTAACTATTTGGGGAGATCCAGATAGATATGTTAAAGTATACTGGTCTAAATTCCCGGGTATATTTTATCCCGGCGATTTCGCTGTTAAAGATTCTGATGGATACTTCTGGATATTAGGTAGGGCTGATGAGGTAATTAAAGTAGCAGGACATAGGCTAGGAACATATGAGTTAGAGTCTGCTTTAATACATCACCCAGCCGTTGCTGAAGCAGCAGTTGTAGGAGTCCCAGATCCATTAAAAGGTGAAGTACCAGTTGCATTTGTAGTATTGAAAGTAGGACAAAAAGCAAATGAGGAGTTGAAAAAGAGCTTAAATGAGTGGGTAAGAGAGCAAGTAGGACCTATAGCGTCATTAAGTAGTATTTACTTTGTATCTAAACTTCCAAAGACAAGAAGTGGTAAAATTATGAGAAGAGTAGTAAAGGCTGTTATTACTAATCAGCCAGTAGGCGATATCACAACTCTTGAAGATGAAGCTTCGGTAGAAGAAGTTAAAAAGGCATACGAAGAATTAAAGAAGGAGATATCATAA
- a CDS encoding glycosyltransferase family 2 protein has product MIPVYKEEIDIFEKVIRTLYDTRLEFIVVGDSVLEPYKSITERYGGKFIYMREHKGKRYALAEGVKYVRSPLVMFLDSDTIIYKDSILKMLSVFDESVGGVGPNIRIMYDEKNKYAYYYGEFFERLSEIVNRAVNYFGSAIILSGQCVIYRTELVKPYILSKEFLEPKMFGRPIKISDDRDLTDFVIKKGYRAVKVFDAVAYTKPPRDIKMFTKQVTRWTRANYLNFIREIADGSISKRGSLYVFNMIYTNLLPLFTLLFLYMSFTRILKIYSSINVITTKLLLLLYLPTRYHSDFFIFYLFLHYGGFIAIIPFVMTMIYLIPEDKLKTLIYGSIALAVQYIASLYAMITFWWQDWLTR; this is encoded by the coding sequence GTGATACCAGTTTACAAGGAGGAAATAGATATTTTTGAAAAAGTTATAAGGACTTTATATGACACAAGGTTAGAATTTATTGTTGTAGGGGATAGTGTTCTAGAACCATACAAATCAATTACGGAAAGATATGGTGGTAAATTTATTTATATGCGTGAACATAAGGGGAAAAGATACGCGTTAGCCGAGGGAGTTAAGTATGTAAGATCTCCTCTAGTGATGTTTCTAGATAGTGATACGATTATTTACAAAGACTCTATACTAAAGATGTTAAGTGTTTTTGATGAGTCAGTAGGTGGAGTAGGGCCAAATATTAGAATTATGTATGACGAGAAAAATAAATATGCATATTATTATGGCGAGTTCTTTGAGAGATTAAGTGAGATAGTAAACAGGGCGGTAAACTATTTTGGAAGTGCTATAATATTAAGTGGACAGTGTGTAATATATAGGACCGAACTCGTAAAGCCATATATATTATCTAAAGAGTTTTTAGAGCCTAAAATGTTTGGAAGACCAATTAAAATTTCCGATGATAGAGATTTAACCGATTTTGTTATAAAAAAAGGGTATAGGGCTGTAAAAGTCTTTGATGCAGTGGCATATACAAAACCCCCTAGAGACATAAAAATGTTTACGAAACAAGTAACTAGATGGACAAGAGCAAATTATCTTAATTTTATAAGGGAGATAGCTGACGGTAGTATAAGTAAAAGGGGTTCATTATACGTTTTTAATATGATATACACTAATCTGTTACCATTATTTACGCTCTTGTTCCTTTATATGAGTTTCACTAGAATTCTTAAGATCTATTCCTCAATTAATGTAATTACTACTAAGCTCTTATTACTATTGTATCTGCCAACCCGTTACCATTCCGACTTCTTTATCTTTTATTTATTCTTGCATTACGGAGGATTTATAGCTATAATACCCTTTGTAATGACCATGATTTATTTAATTCCAGAAGATAAATTGAAAACTCTAATATACGGTTCTATCGCACTAGCAGTACAATATATTGCTTCCCTATATGCTATGATAACTTTCTGGTGGCAAGATTGGTTAACTAGATAA
- a CDS encoding DUF429 domain-containing protein produces MKFCGIDLAVKRPSAVGILENNIVCVKELMDNIEIYEECKDALVISIDAPLSTSNGFREVDKEMLRKGYKVLPPSWMRELVNKAIALKEMFVNKIVIETHPTSSIKNLNLNWREFSSKKDIIDAVICALTSYYYFIRKTMEISSVDGIIYILPQEKIEINKISDKCFRIISQYLQGVS; encoded by the coding sequence TTGAAATTTTGTGGTATTGATTTGGCTGTTAAAAGACCTTCAGCTGTTGGAATATTAGAAAATAACATTGTATGTGTTAAAGAGCTTATGGATAATATAGAGATTTATGAAGAATGTAAGGATGCTTTAGTTATTTCAATAGATGCGCCTTTATCTACTTCTAATGGATTTAGGGAAGTTGACAAAGAGATGCTAAGAAAAGGTTATAAAGTTTTACCTCCTTCATGGATGAGAGAATTAGTTAATAAGGCTATAGCTCTAAAGGAAATGTTTGTTAATAAAATCGTGATAGAAACTCATCCTACTTCTTCCATTAAGAATCTTAATTTAAATTGGAGAGAGTTTAGTAGTAAAAAAGATATTATAGATGCAGTTATATGTGCTCTAACTTCATATTATTATTTCATAAGAAAAACAATGGAGATTTCGTCCGTTGATGGAATTATATATATTTTACCTCAAGAAAAGATTGAAATAAACAAAATTAGTGATAAATGTTTTAGAATAATTTCTCAATATCTTCAAGGAGTTTCTTAA
- a CDS encoding cation:proton antiporter: MSEFTSLAEVLVIASFLGLLLRRINVSPVIAYLVSGIIGVELGLNYSSSIFQFLTFLAVNLLSFEMGVSVNLIDLKKIFRRALFIVLTEFLVVTTVVMLISLFIRLNFISTILLVVIGFNTSTSIAYKLAEKTLDQNDLKIVLSVSSLEDTVAFVVLGVISSNSFNLIEIIVSALISITLGYLISKLLINPTINFSDDSIILSGVASVFLFNILSQLLNIPSTLASFLLGIGTSYASSDSEKIVKSIKPLTDFTLILFFFVAGSYIKLSTYLFYALPISIVLVLTKYIAFSTAYWISGIEFIRAFRTGLFMSSLSEFGIVISLTALQEGLPVLSAYNISSIVVAISSTIASIVTTRNKAIISILNKIYYKLSLNKVDNIVRRASSHQFKIPEIVIVMVRYIIISVTITFSGAYLIYLLYTISPFLIYVSYILIVVIPAMLFILLVTTTNNIRGKYGEAEFIVELFFVIVFIINVFEFEIFFLKLISFNIIAFILSIVIGSIITILSFSRIKKLLEDIEKLF; the protein is encoded by the coding sequence GTGAGTGAATTTACTAGCTTAGCTGAAGTACTTGTTATTGCTAGCTTCTTAGGGCTTTTGCTCAGAAGAATAAACGTTTCTCCAGTTATTGCTTATCTTGTATCTGGAATAATAGGAGTAGAATTAGGATTAAATTATAGTAGTTCAATATTTCAGTTTCTAACTTTTCTTGCAGTAAATTTGCTTTCATTTGAAATGGGCGTATCTGTTAATTTAATTGATTTAAAGAAAATATTTAGGAGAGCTTTATTCATAGTTCTAACTGAATTTCTAGTTGTTACTACAGTAGTTATGCTAATTTCCCTTTTCATAAGACTTAATTTCATAAGTACAATCCTTCTTGTAGTAATAGGATTTAATACCAGTACTTCAATTGCGTACAAATTAGCTGAGAAAACACTTGATCAGAATGATTTAAAAATAGTACTCTCAGTTTCATCTTTAGAAGACACAGTAGCTTTTGTGGTTCTGGGTGTAATCTCATCTAATTCCTTTAACCTTATAGAAATAATAGTTTCAGCACTTATTTCTATTACTTTAGGATACTTAATATCCAAATTATTAATAAATCCTACCATAAACTTCTCTGATGACTCAATAATTTTATCTGGTGTGGCTTCCGTATTTCTTTTTAATATTTTAAGTCAGTTACTTAATATACCTTCTACTTTAGCTTCTTTTCTTCTAGGGATAGGAACTTCTTATGCTTCTTCAGATAGTGAAAAAATTGTGAAAAGCATTAAGCCTTTAACAGATTTTACGCTAATCCTATTCTTCTTTGTCGCAGGAAGTTATATTAAACTTTCAACTTACTTATTTTATGCTCTACCTATTTCTATAGTTCTAGTACTTACAAAATATATAGCATTTAGTACTGCGTATTGGATATCTGGCATAGAGTTTATTAGAGCATTTAGAACTGGACTTTTCATGAGCTCTCTTAGTGAATTTGGAATCGTAATTTCATTAACAGCTTTACAAGAAGGATTACCAGTACTATCAGCGTACAATATTTCTAGCATTGTAGTAGCAATATCATCTACAATCGCAAGTATAGTAACAACTAGGAACAAGGCAATAATCTCTATTCTAAATAAAATTTACTATAAATTAAGCCTAAACAAAGTAGATAATATTGTAAGAAGAGCTTCATCTCACCAATTTAAAATCCCAGAAATAGTGATAGTAATGGTAAGGTACATAATTATAAGTGTAACTATAACTTTTTCTGGGGCTTATCTGATTTATTTACTATACACAATAAGCCCTTTCTTGATTTATGTTTCTTACATATTAATCGTAGTAATCCCAGCTATGCTTTTTATTCTCCTTGTAACCACAACAAATAACATTAGAGGAAAGTATGGGGAGGCTGAATTTATAGTAGAATTATTCTTTGTAATAGTTTTTATAATAAATGTTTTTGAATTTGAAATATTCTTCCTAAAACTAATCTCATTTAACATAATAGCTTTTATACTTTCGATAGTCATAGGCAGTATAATCACTATCTTATCTTTCTCAAGAATTAAGAAACTCCTTGAAGATATTGAGAAATTATTCTAA
- a CDS encoding ABC transporter permease: protein MAGTSVQFNLFKALVFFLAFLLIFPILAVLYYGYGPYFSMKYAFGSAIVRSIELTFFASSISIMLIIILFTPLAYYLARHRNPIIEAIVDIPASVPHPVVGIALLFIDSPLNPLGRFLETHGINFFFTYLGLILALMIVSSPIYVRAMQNFYEALPRSHEYYALSLGASELRTYFRVILPSSVRGIISAGLTSMARAISEFGSVVIVAPYVSGWIFNGVPVASVCVYNTFLTYFNASVTEASTLILFSLILVAITRVFIYFSFKREGL, encoded by the coding sequence ATGGCGGGAACTTCAGTGCAGTTTAATCTTTTTAAGGCATTAGTATTTTTTCTAGCTTTTCTCCTCATTTTCCCAATTCTTGCAGTTCTTTATTATGGTTATGGTCCTTATTTTTCTATGAAATATGCCTTCGGGAGTGCCATAGTAAGATCAATAGAGTTAACGTTTTTTGCTTCCTCCATTAGCATTATGTTAATCATAATTCTATTTACTCCTTTAGCCTATTACTTAGCTAGACATAGAAATCCGATCATAGAGGCTATTGTTGACATTCCTGCTTCAGTTCCTCATCCAGTAGTTGGTATAGCTTTACTTTTTATAGATAGTCCATTAAATCCTCTAGGAAGATTTTTAGAAACCCATGGAATAAATTTCTTCTTTACATATTTAGGTTTAATACTTGCCTTAATGATAGTTTCTTCACCTATTTATGTAAGAGCAATGCAGAACTTTTATGAAGCTCTTCCAAGAAGCCATGAATATTATGCATTAAGTCTAGGAGCTTCAGAACTAAGAACTTATTTTAGAGTGATTTTACCATCCTCAGTAAGAGGTATAATATCTGCTGGTTTAACTTCAATGGCTAGAGCTATAAGTGAGTTTGGTTCAGTTGTTATTGTTGCACCTTATGTTTCTGGATGGATATTTAATGGTGTTCCGGTAGCCTCAGTATGTGTCTACAATACATTTTTAACATACTTTAATGCATCAGTAACTGAAGCTTCAACATTAATTCTCTTCTCTCTAATTCTAGTAGCAATTACAAGAGTGTTTATTTACTTTAGTTTTAAGAGAGAAGGATTGTAA
- a CDS encoding alpha/beta hydrolase-fold protein — MLIKSFTIESNILKDNPLKDPSVRKLYSIEVGDVTQAPIVIYLSGFFSSSITLLNYDPLSESINEKLERLHKEGKVKNLIFILPDLFTKLGGNQYINSSAVGMYEDFIIKELIPYLFDVYGKRDVILMGKSSGGYGSIVLAMKYPEVISGLIDHSGDSYFEYVYLPYFPHAIRHIRREGSLNKWLEKYWSKENKKDKDDLNTLNIIAMAAFYSPEGTEIVLPFDLDTGEIIEDVWKKWLEKDPVRLVEKYADNLKKLRLIYLDVGNKDEFRLNFGMRILHKKMLRYNVKHEFEEYEGGHFNTSYRYDISISLISKVFNGDNS; from the coding sequence ATGTTAATCAAAAGCTTTACAATCGAGAGCAATATATTAAAAGATAATCCTTTAAAAGATCCCAGTGTTAGAAAACTCTATTCCATAGAGGTTGGAGATGTAACTCAAGCTCCAATAGTAATTTATTTGAGTGGATTTTTCTCTTCTTCTATCACACTCTTAAACTATGATCCCTTATCAGAATCTATAAATGAAAAACTAGAAAGACTACATAAGGAGGGAAAAGTTAAGAACTTAATCTTCATACTTCCAGATCTTTTTACAAAATTGGGTGGGAATCAATACATAAATTCGTCAGCAGTAGGGATGTACGAGGATTTTATTATAAAAGAATTAATCCCTTACCTTTTTGATGTATACGGAAAGAGGGATGTAATATTAATGGGAAAATCTTCTGGGGGTTATGGTTCTATAGTTTTAGCTATGAAATACCCAGAAGTAATAAGTGGTCTAATAGATCATTCTGGAGATTCATATTTTGAATATGTTTACTTACCTTATTTTCCTCATGCTATTAGGCATATAAGGAGAGAAGGTAGCCTTAATAAGTGGTTAGAAAAATATTGGAGTAAGGAAAATAAGAAGGATAAAGATGATCTTAACACACTAAATATTATTGCCATGGCCGCATTTTATTCGCCAGAAGGTACAGAGATTGTTTTGCCATTCGATCTTGATACCGGAGAAATAATTGAAGATGTTTGGAAAAAATGGTTAGAAAAAGATCCAGTAAGATTGGTAGAAAAATATGCTGATAATTTGAAAAAATTAAGGCTGATTTATCTTGATGTGGGTAATAAAGATGAGTTTAGGTTAAATTTTGGTATGAGGATACTACACAAGAAAATGCTAAGGTATAATGTTAAGCATGAATTTGAAGAATATGAGGGAGGTCATTTTAATACTTCTTATAGATACGATATATCCATTTCGTTAATAAGTAAGGTGTTTAATGGTGACAATAGTTAA
- a CDS encoding 8-oxo-dGTP diphosphatase: protein MITCLVIIKANNNFLLFIRKKRGLGKGLITFPGGKVEDKEKIEECAIREVKEEVNITIFEPKLVGKIKFYLDDYEAETTYVFVTDKYEGKPEETDEAIPIWLNYIPYEEMWEDDKVWLPLVLEGKKICCEFKFDKNWQEFKGGYCNLCELT, encoded by the coding sequence ATGATTACTTGTTTAGTAATTATAAAGGCTAATAATAATTTTTTATTATTTATAAGGAAAAAGAGAGGATTAGGGAAAGGTCTAATTACATTCCCTGGAGGTAAGGTTGAAGATAAAGAGAAGATTGAAGAATGTGCAATAAGAGAAGTTAAAGAAGAAGTTAACATTACTATTTTTGAACCTAAGCTTGTAGGAAAAATAAAGTTTTACCTAGATGATTATGAAGCGGAAACAACATATGTGTTTGTTACAGATAAATACGAAGGAAAACCGGAAGAAACTGATGAAGCAATACCTATTTGGCTAAATTATATACCTTATGAAGAAATGTGGGAAGACGATAAAGTATGGTTACCTCTTGTACTAGAAGGAAAGAAAATTTGCTGTGAATTTAAATTTGATAAGAACTGGCAAGAATTTAAGGGAGGATATTGTAATTTATGCGAACTTACATGA
- a CDS encoding class II fumarate hydratase, whose translation MKYTETAPKLFMNTGTRFPRKIIWAMGLIKYAAAKVNSDLNQLEKEIAKGIMQAAKEVMEGKHDDKIVLDVFQTGSGTGLNMNINEVIAERATEMIGKKVHPNDHVNLGQSSNDTVPTAIRIAATSAVEEQLIPALSKFVSILNRKSEEFKDIVKSGRTHLRDALPVTLGQELSAYADAFYHDMTNLQQVLEYVKELPIGGTAVGTGLNSHPEFQLRVIQEVNNETGLGFKPANKFRGLRLLTDLLSLSGIMRTIAVDLYRLGQDIRLMFSGPMTGFNEIDLPTQEEIAGSSIMPGKTNPVTAEATLLVSAQVVGLDHANQFASMLGEFELAMGVPLIGYNVVTQINLLTEALNKFGDLVINGMIPNIEKMKRYAESSPSLITVISPIIGYDKASEIGKRLSKGMSIREALKELGFKDDEIDRILDLSKLVKPGFPAK comes from the coding sequence ATGAAATACACTGAGACTGCACCAAAACTTTTTATGAACACAGGAACTAGATTTCCTAGAAAAATAATCTGGGCTATGGGACTTATAAAATACGCAGCAGCAAAAGTTAATTCTGATCTTAACCAGTTGGAAAAAGAAATAGCTAAAGGTATTATGCAAGCAGCAAAAGAAGTTATGGAAGGAAAACATGATGATAAAATAGTTTTAGATGTATTTCAAACAGGCTCTGGTACTGGACTAAATATGAATATTAATGAAGTGATAGCAGAAAGGGCAACTGAAATGATTGGAAAAAAAGTTCACCCAAATGATCACGTAAATTTAGGGCAATCATCTAACGATACTGTTCCTACCGCAATAAGAATAGCAGCAACTTCAGCAGTTGAAGAACAACTTATACCAGCACTTAGTAAATTTGTTTCTATTCTTAATAGAAAAAGTGAAGAATTTAAGGATATTGTGAAATCTGGAAGGACTCATTTAAGGGACGCGTTACCAGTTACCTTAGGTCAAGAGCTTTCAGCATATGCAGACGCTTTCTACCACGATATGACCAATTTACAACAAGTACTAGAATATGTTAAGGAGCTTCCTATTGGTGGCACTGCAGTAGGTACTGGATTAAACTCACATCCAGAATTTCAACTGAGAGTTATTCAAGAGGTTAATAATGAAACTGGATTAGGCTTCAAACCAGCTAATAAGTTTAGAGGATTAAGGCTTTTAACGGACTTACTTAGTCTAAGCGGTATTATGAGAACAATTGCGGTAGATCTTTACAGACTTGGACAAGATATTAGATTAATGTTTTCTGGACCAATGACTGGTTTCAATGAAATAGATCTACCTACTCAAGAAGAAATAGCTGGAAGTAGTATTATGCCGGGTAAAACAAACCCAGTTACTGCGGAGGCAACATTATTAGTCTCAGCTCAAGTAGTAGGATTAGATCATGCCAATCAATTTGCATCAATGTTAGGCGAGTTTGAGTTAGCCATGGGCGTTCCTTTGATTGGATATAATGTGGTTACTCAAATAAACTTACTTACAGAGGCATTAAATAAATTTGGAGATTTGGTAATTAATGGTATGATTCCTAATATAGAAAAAATGAAAAGATATGCTGAAAGCAGTCCTTCGTTAATTACTGTAATATCACCTATAATTGGTTATGATAAGGCTAGCGAAATAGGAAAGAGATTAAGTAAAGGAATGTCTATAAGAGAAGCATTAAAAGAGTTAGGGTTTAAGGATGATGAAATAGATAGGATACTAGATTTATCAAAATTAGTTAAGCCAGGTTTTCCTGCAAAATGA